One window of candidate division KSB1 bacterium genomic DNA carries:
- the acs gene encoding acetate--CoA ligase, with amino-acid sequence MTPSHGDIIRTPYRSPVRAHIKSLEEYQRLYERSIREPEQFWADQAKSLYWYHPWTKVLEAEFHDGEVTWFQGGMLNVAFNCLDRHLPEKADDTAIIWEADEPSESRHITYRELKWEAARLGNVLKHAGVRKGDRVIIYLPMVPELAYAMLACARIGAVHSVVFAGFSANSLRDRIIDSQATVVITANEGMRGGKPIPLKEIVDDALDGSDIVKHVLVAKRTNKEVPMKFGRDVWLEEAMANERGTCPCEWMSAEDPLFILYTSGSTGKPKGVLHTQGGYLLFAALSHKIVFDYHPGDIYCCVADAGWITGHSYVIYGPLANGATSVMFESTPVYPDPGRYWSLVERHRVNSFYTAPTAIRALAREGEKWVKKYDRSSLRILGTVGEPINPEAWKWYFNVVGEGKCPVVDTWWQTETGGIMITPLPGVTDLKPGSATLPFFGVDPMLVDEHGKELHGNGVSGHLCIRRPWPGMARTIYGDHKRFRQTYFAHYKGHYFTGDGCRRDEDGYYWITGRVDDVINVAGHRLGTAEIESSLVANHLISEAAVVGVPHEIKGTAIFAFVVPRVEAEGMSQDEMLGALKEHVRNDISPIAMPEQVLVTPGLPKTRSGKIMRRILRKIAEGEYEELGNTSTLLDPSVVDFLIRAHKKLKK; translated from the coding sequence ATGACCCCTTCTCACGGTGACATCATCCGCACCCCCTACCGCTCGCCGGTGCGGGCGCACATCAAGAGCCTCGAAGAATACCAGCGCCTCTACGAGCGTTCGATCCGCGAACCTGAGCAGTTCTGGGCCGATCAGGCCAAGAGTCTGTACTGGTACCATCCGTGGACCAAAGTGCTGGAAGCCGAGTTTCATGACGGCGAGGTGACCTGGTTTCAGGGGGGCATGCTGAACGTCGCGTTCAACTGTCTGGATCGTCATCTGCCGGAGAAGGCCGACGACACGGCGATTATCTGGGAGGCGGACGAACCGTCGGAAAGCCGGCACATCACCTACCGCGAACTGAAGTGGGAGGCCGCGCGGCTGGGCAACGTATTGAAGCACGCCGGCGTGCGCAAGGGCGACCGCGTGATTATCTATCTGCCGATGGTGCCCGAGCTCGCCTATGCCATGCTCGCCTGCGCAAGAATCGGCGCCGTGCATTCGGTCGTGTTCGCCGGCTTCTCCGCCAACTCACTGCGGGATCGCATTATCGATTCGCAGGCCACGGTTGTGATCACGGCGAACGAAGGCATGCGCGGCGGCAAGCCGATTCCGCTGAAAGAAATCGTCGATGACGCGCTGGATGGCTCCGACATTGTCAAACATGTGCTCGTCGCCAAGCGGACTAACAAAGAGGTGCCGATGAAGTTCGGCCGCGACGTCTGGCTGGAAGAAGCGATGGCCAATGAACGCGGCACTTGTCCCTGCGAATGGATGTCCGCCGAAGATCCGCTGTTCATCCTGTACACGTCGGGCTCAACCGGCAAACCCAAGGGCGTGCTGCACACGCAAGGCGGATATCTGCTGTTCGCCGCGCTCTCGCACAAAATCGTCTTCGACTATCACCCCGGCGACATCTATTGCTGTGTGGCCGACGCGGGCTGGATTACCGGTCACAGCTATGTGATCTACGGCCCGCTGGCGAATGGGGCAACGTCCGTGATGTTCGAGTCCACGCCGGTCTATCCTGATCCGGGTCGCTATTGGAGTCTCGTCGAGCGGCATCGTGTGAACAGTTTCTATACGGCACCGACGGCCATCCGCGCGCTGGCTCGCGAAGGCGAGAAGTGGGTGAAGAAGTACGATCGCTCGAGTCTGCGCATTCTCGGCACGGTCGGCGAACCGATCAATCCCGAAGCGTGGAAGTGGTATTTCAACGTCGTGGGCGAGGGCAAGTGTCCGGTGGTCGATACCTGGTGGCAGACCGAAACCGGCGGGATCATGATTACGCCGCTGCCCGGCGTGACGGACCTGAAGCCCGGTTCGGCAACGCTGCCGTTTTTTGGTGTCGATCCGATGCTCGTCGATGAACACGGCAAGGAGCTGCACGGCAACGGGGTCAGCGGCCATCTCTGCATCCGGCGGCCGTGGCCGGGTATGGCGCGCACAATTTACGGCGATCACAAACGCTTCCGGCAGACCTATTTCGCGCACTATAAAGGGCACTACTTTACGGGTGACGGCTGCCGTCGCGATGAAGACGGCTACTACTGGATCACGGGCCGCGTGGACGATGTGATCAATGTCGCCGGGCATCGGCTCGGCACCGCCGAAATCGAGAGTTCGCTGGTCGCCAATCATCTAATTTCCGAAGCCGCGGTGGTCGGCGTCCCGCACGAGATCAAGGGGACCGCGATCTTCGCGTTCGTCGTACCGCGCGTGGAAGCCGAAGGCATGAGTCAGGACGAAATGCTCGGGGCACTGAAGGAGCATGTGCGCAATGACATCAGCCCCATCGCCATGCCCGAGCAGGTGCTGGTCACGCCGGGACTGCCCAAGACGCGCTCCGGCAAGATCATGCGGCGCATCCTGCGCAAGATTGCCGAAGGGGAATACGAAGAACTCGGCAACACGAGCACGCTGCTCGATCCGTCCGTGGTTGATTTCCTGATTCGCGCGCACAAGAAACTGAAGAAGTAA
- a CDS encoding FAD-dependent oxidoreductase, which produces MTSKQVVIVGGGVGGITAANELRARLSKKHRVVLVERNREHAFAPSYLWVMTGNRQPRQITRDLRTLLRPDVELVQADVKSVDISAGRVETSTRSLDFDFLIIALGAELAPELVPGLDDTAHTFYTLPGSIRLHDALRACTGGKIAVVVAGTPYKCPGAPHEGAMLIADCMRRRGLTTATQVHLFTPEPQPLPVAGPELGELVRSLLLSKGIEFHPLHKLNRVDTGAKQLIFDTRGSVDYDLLVVIPPHRAPEALRISNLTNEGGWVPVDRNSLATHHENVFALGDAAALSIPGRWKPEVPMMLPKAGVFAHAQAHTVARNLAARLEGRDPTDLFCGDGYCMLEVGEDLAGFAHGNFFGEPSPQVQLKRVGKSWHIGKVLFEQWWLAPFGLKRALLRNILRWGAKGYGIPDVL; this is translated from the coding sequence ATGACTTCAAAGCAAGTGGTCATCGTGGGGGGCGGTGTCGGCGGCATCACGGCCGCCAATGAACTCAGAGCGCGCCTTTCGAAGAAACATCGGGTGGTGCTCGTCGAGCGCAACCGCGAACATGCTTTCGCCCCGTCCTATCTGTGGGTCATGACCGGCAATCGACAGCCGCGCCAGATTACCCGCGATTTGCGCACGTTGTTGCGGCCCGACGTGGAGCTGGTTCAGGCCGATGTCAAGTCCGTCGATATTTCCGCCGGTCGCGTCGAAACCAGCACCCGGTCGCTTGACTTTGATTTCCTGATTATCGCGCTCGGTGCGGAGCTGGCGCCGGAACTCGTTCCCGGACTTGACGACACCGCGCACACCTTCTACACGCTGCCCGGCTCGATCCGCCTGCATGACGCGTTGCGCGCTTGCACTGGCGGCAAGATCGCCGTGGTCGTAGCAGGAACTCCGTATAAGTGTCCCGGCGCGCCCCACGAAGGGGCGATGCTGATCGCCGACTGCATGCGGCGCCGCGGACTGACAACAGCCACCCAAGTTCATCTCTTTACTCCCGAGCCGCAGCCGTTGCCGGTGGCCGGTCCCGAACTGGGGGAACTGGTGCGAAGTCTTCTGCTCAGCAAAGGAATAGAGTTCCACCCGCTCCACAAATTGAACCGTGTAGATACCGGGGCCAAACAACTAATCTTTGATACCCGGGGATCAGTTGACTACGATCTGCTCGTTGTGATCCCGCCGCATCGCGCACCGGAGGCCTTGCGAATCTCAAATCTGACAAACGAAGGCGGCTGGGTACCGGTGGATCGCAACTCGCTGGCAACGCACCACGAAAACGTGTTCGCGCTGGGTGATGCCGCCGCACTTTCGATCCCGGGACGGTGGAAACCCGAAGTCCCGATGATGCTGCCGAAAGCCGGAGTCTTCGCCCATGCGCAGGCTCACACCGTGGCCCGGAACCTCGCAGCCCGGCTCGAAGGGCGTGACCCGACCGATCTGTTCTGCGGTGATGGTTACTGCATGCTCGAAGTCGGGGAAGACCTGGCCGGCTTTGCCCACGGGAATTTCTTCGGTGAACCGTCGCCACAAGTCCAGCTAAAGCGCGTCGGCAAGAGCTGGCACATCGGCAAGGTGCTGTTTGAGCAATGGTGGTTGGCACCGTTTGGCCTCAAGCGCGCTCTGCTGCGAAATATATTGCGATGGGGTGCCAAAGGCTATGGGATCCCGGACGTTCTCTGA
- a CDS encoding DsrE family protein: MNYLVILNDPPYGTERSYNGLRLTMSLAKRPDTEVKLFLMADAAACGKAGQRTPDGYYNLERMLKSLATRGVPIGACGSCLDARGIAVSELLTGVHRGSMDELTDWTVWADKVTVF, translated from the coding sequence ATGAACTATCTCGTCATCCTCAACGATCCGCCGTACGGCACGGAACGATCGTACAACGGTTTGCGCTTGACCATGAGTCTGGCAAAACGGCCGGACACCGAGGTCAAGTTGTTTCTAATGGCGGATGCCGCGGCCTGCGGAAAGGCCGGACAGCGGACACCCGACGGTTACTACAATCTCGAGCGAATGCTGAAAAGCCTGGCGACCAGAGGCGTTCCCATCGGCGCTTGCGGCAGCTGTCTTGACGCGCGCGGGATCGCCGTGAGTGAACTGCTGACCGGCGTCCATCGGGGATCGATGGACGAGCTGACAGATTGGACAGTCTGGGCGGACAAGGTGACCGTGTTCTGA
- a CDS encoding DoxX family protein — translation MKNKLTDLAILWLRIALGVGLMYHGYGKLERGVGDFAMNAVEPMGFPVPLVWAWAAVASELFGGLFVLIGLWTRWAALAGGTVMAVAAFVSQALDPFPQREKAVAYLVVCIFFMLNGAGPFAVHPSGKGGRKSAPVKKEK, via the coding sequence ATGAAGAACAAGCTCACCGATCTGGCGATTCTGTGGCTGCGCATCGCGCTGGGCGTCGGCCTCATGTACCACGGTTACGGCAAGCTCGAACGCGGCGTGGGCGATTTCGCCATGAATGCGGTCGAGCCGATGGGCTTTCCCGTCCCGCTCGTTTGGGCGTGGGCGGCGGTCGCGTCAGAACTGTTCGGCGGCCTGTTCGTCCTGATCGGCCTCTGGACTCGCTGGGCGGCGCTCGCCGGCGGAACCGTGATGGCCGTGGCCGCCTTCGTGAGCCAGGCACTGGATCCGTTCCCGCAACGGGAGAAGGCCGTCGCCTATCTCGTGGTCTGCATCTTCTTTATGCTGAACGGCGCGGGACCATTCGCCGTACATCCCAGCGGCAAAGGCGGCCGGAAGTCCGCGCCGGTCAAGAAGGAAAAATAA
- a CDS encoding divalent-cation tolerance protein CutA → MVMEAGGGEIIIYTTVAGEDHARDFARGLVERRLVACVSAIGEVMSRYFWLSETMTEDREVLLILKTHRDKLPELERYFAEEHPYEVPEFLVFEAVGVSASYREWMRAEMKL, encoded by the coding sequence ATGGTCATGGAAGCCGGTGGTGGTGAAATTATCATATATACAACGGTTGCCGGGGAGGACCACGCCCGGGATTTCGCCCGGGGGCTTGTCGAGCGGCGGCTCGTGGCCTGCGTCAGTGCCATCGGGGAGGTCATGTCGCGCTACTTCTGGCTGAGCGAGACCATGACCGAGGACCGCGAGGTGCTGCTGATCCTCAAAACGCACCGTGACAAGCTGCCGGAGCTGGAACGCTACTTCGCCGAGGAGCATCCCTACGAAGTCCCCGAGTTTCTTGTTTTTGAAGCCGTCGGTGTGAGCGCGTCCTACCGCGAGTGGATGCGCGCGGAAATGAAACTATAG
- a CDS encoding metalloregulator ArsR/SmtB family transcription factor — protein sequence MTTSRELKDRLFTQFARIGSALASPKRLELLDLLVQCEKDVETLAAGSGMSVANTSHHLQALHGAALVESRKDGVRVIYRIAGNRVAPLFRNLQQLAETQLGEVERIVKLLNQEDGALAPMDRKELLKLAKTGQVTVLDVRPEDEYRAAHLPHAISVPLPKLRSYLSHLPKTQAIVAYCRGPYCVLAGEAVRLLRAKGFHASRIRDGVAEWQEAGMSIVADSNPPRPSSVPRPR from the coding sequence GTGACGACATCCCGCGAGCTTAAGGACCGGCTCTTCACTCAGTTTGCCCGTATCGGCAGCGCGCTCGCAAGCCCTAAACGACTGGAGCTGCTGGATTTACTTGTCCAGTGCGAGAAAGACGTCGAGACCCTCGCTGCCGGATCCGGGATGAGTGTGGCCAACACGTCACATCATCTACAGGCCCTGCACGGGGCCGCACTGGTGGAATCCCGGAAGGACGGAGTCCGGGTGATTTACCGCATCGCCGGAAACCGGGTCGCACCGTTGTTTCGCAACCTCCAGCAACTGGCCGAGACTCAGTTAGGGGAGGTTGAACGAATTGTGAAGCTGCTGAATCAAGAAGACGGTGCGCTGGCTCCGATGGACCGCAAGGAGTTGCTGAAGCTTGCAAAGACCGGGCAAGTAACCGTGCTCGATGTCCGACCGGAGGATGAGTACCGGGCAGCACATCTGCCCCATGCGATCTCCGTGCCGCTGCCGAAACTGAGGAGCTATCTCAGCCACTTGCCCAAGACGCAAGCGATCGTGGCCTACTGCCGGGGGCCATACTGCGTGCTCGCCGGTGAGGCCGTACGACTGCTGCGGGCTAAAGGATTCCATGCTTCGCGCATCCGAGACGGAGTCGCCGAATGGCAGGAAGCGGGAATGTCCATCGTCGCCGACAGCAATCCGCCGCGCCCGTCGTCCGTGCCCCGCCCACGATAA
- a CDS encoding efflux RND transporter periplasmic adaptor subunit, which produces MKLLRISLIVFFAVLLAAATVVLSQSEQNAGPASTYSGAPCAEHGIADSLCTRCHPELAAAFKQKGDWCLEHRLPESQDDLCHPELAKKFGTISVGTAENSAASASPAAADWCSAHRVPESECTKCNPSLVEAFKAKGDWCKPHGIPESHCYQCNPDLSFAQDPKQRTGKAEVATPAAADWCVEHRVPESQCTKCHPELAAKFKADGDWCGAHGIPESHCYRCNLGLKFPQEADYLKQKSKLKEESGLTPAGQPETALYRTNAAACATDQAVVQLTSIESARRAGLLVEEVQAASLSETINAPAEVEFDATASYAVTSLVGGTLINWLVQPGESVRQGQTLAYMQSIDGATLKAEFGQAQALLNLSKNAHDRAQALSKAGLNSAREAQEAEADYLRAQAEFRKSEGALRALGLTDDDLRQLADGDGSSALLPLNAGQSGTLVDQRVALGSVLSAGESIGLIASTEKLWIEAQVRDRDLARVKVGQPVVVSSDGQGVNRCSGTVTWVSDQVDPLSRMGKVRIETRPNGNALKAHQFVHVQVSVGTSSAAVIVPPSAVQWEGCCNVVFVSETRDRFRPRKITVAFVDDQGYVVTGLQPGEKIVTHGSYLLKTELMKGSIGAGCCGTGA; this is translated from the coding sequence ATGAAGCTTCTTCGAATCAGCCTCATCGTGTTTTTCGCGGTGCTGCTTGCCGCGGCGACGGTCGTGTTGTCGCAGAGCGAGCAGAACGCAGGTCCCGCCTCCACCTATTCCGGTGCCCCCTGTGCGGAACACGGGATCGCCGACAGTCTTTGTACCCGTTGTCATCCGGAACTCGCGGCGGCATTCAAGCAGAAGGGCGATTGGTGCCTTGAGCATCGCCTGCCGGAATCACAAGACGATCTTTGCCATCCGGAACTGGCGAAGAAGTTCGGGACGATTTCAGTGGGGACCGCTGAGAATTCCGCGGCAAGCGCAAGCCCGGCGGCAGCGGACTGGTGCTCCGCGCATCGGGTACCCGAATCCGAATGCACCAAGTGCAACCCTTCATTGGTCGAGGCCTTCAAAGCGAAGGGCGACTGGTGCAAGCCGCACGGCATTCCGGAATCGCATTGCTATCAGTGCAATCCGGATTTGTCGTTTGCCCAGGATCCCAAGCAGCGAACGGGCAAGGCGGAAGTTGCGACTCCGGCGGCGGCGGACTGGTGCGTCGAGCATCGCGTCCCGGAATCGCAGTGTACCAAGTGTCATCCTGAACTGGCGGCGAAATTCAAGGCGGACGGGGATTGGTGTGGTGCTCACGGCATTCCGGAATCGCATTGTTACCGGTGCAACCTCGGCCTGAAATTCCCGCAGGAAGCGGACTACCTGAAGCAGAAGTCCAAGCTCAAAGAGGAAAGTGGCTTGACGCCAGCCGGTCAACCGGAAACAGCGCTCTATCGTACGAATGCCGCCGCCTGCGCCACCGACCAGGCCGTGGTTCAGCTCACCAGTATCGAAAGTGCCCGGCGGGCCGGACTGCTGGTGGAGGAAGTTCAGGCCGCATCGCTATCGGAGACCATCAACGCCCCGGCTGAAGTGGAGTTCGATGCGACAGCATCGTATGCGGTCACCAGTCTTGTGGGCGGCACCTTGATCAACTGGCTGGTGCAACCGGGCGAGTCGGTTCGGCAGGGCCAGACTCTCGCGTATATGCAGTCCATCGATGGTGCAACCTTGAAGGCCGAGTTTGGCCAGGCGCAGGCCCTGCTGAACTTATCGAAGAATGCGCATGATCGTGCTCAGGCCCTGAGTAAGGCCGGGCTGAACAGCGCTCGCGAGGCTCAGGAAGCTGAGGCCGATTACTTGCGTGCCCAGGCGGAATTTCGGAAGTCGGAGGGCGCGCTAAGAGCGCTGGGCTTGACCGACGACGATCTGCGACAGCTGGCCGACGGTGATGGCTCAAGCGCTCTGCTTCCACTGAATGCCGGGCAATCCGGGACTCTCGTGGATCAGCGCGTCGCGTTGGGATCGGTGCTGTCCGCCGGTGAGTCGATCGGCCTGATTGCATCGACCGAGAAGCTGTGGATTGAGGCGCAGGTTCGCGACCGGGATCTTGCGCGCGTGAAAGTCGGGCAACCGGTCGTCGTTTCGTCGGACGGGCAGGGCGTGAATCGATGTTCGGGCACTGTGACGTGGGTCTCCGATCAGGTGGATCCGCTGAGCCGCATGGGTAAAGTGCGAATCGAAACCCGTCCCAACGGCAACGCGCTCAAGGCACATCAGTTTGTTCACGTGCAAGTTTCGGTAGGAACTTCGTCAGCGGCGGTGATCGTTCCGCCGTCGGCGGTGCAGTGGGAAGGCTGCTGCAATGTCGTCTTCGTATCGGAGACGCGAGACCGCTTCCGTCCGCGCAAGATCACCGTGGCCTTTGTTGACGATCAGGGATATGTGGTAACGGGGCTGCAACCCGGCGAGAAGATCGTGACTCACGGCAGCTACCTGCTGAAGACGGAATTGATGAAGGGTAGCATCGGAGCGGGCTGCTGCGGCACCGGAGCCTAA